In one Diabrotica virgifera virgifera chromosome 5, PGI_DIABVI_V3a genomic region, the following are encoded:
- the LOC126884683 gene encoding knirps-related protein-like gives MNQTCKVCGEPAAGFHFGAFTCEGCKSFFGRSYNNLSSISECKNNGECVINKKNRTACKACRLRKCLLVGMSKSGSRYGRRSNWFKIHCLLQEQQQQQQAHLANVSQNMKPPQKTPPLHPQPPLGMGLLGMNSFQPPLLHLPKTKEELILLGLDEYKHSASPQVSSPESHNSDSSIELSDARRLPLFPGLLPPTFLPPPGLLFPPGYPPLYPGLLQPANNNRLMRNHNHGVEAFNKRVFLDAVLKSQRSPTPEERITPISTETIIQEDPIDLSMKTNSDRGSSPAHSDQSGSGTERGNGSEADEESDCESDREIKRMKLHRPTPLDLTTKV, from the coding sequence tCATTCTTCGGACGCTCCTACAACAACCTAAGCTCAATATCAGAATGCAAGAACAACGGCGAATGTGTCATCAACAAGAAGAACCGCACAGCTTGCAAAGCATGTCGGCTTCGGAAATGTCTTTTAGTGGGTATGTCCAAGAGCGGGTCCCGATACGGTAGACGGTCCAATTGGTTCAAGATTCATTGCTTACTGCAAGAACAACAACAGCAACAACAAGCCCATTTAGCGAATGTTTCACAGAACATGAAACCACCACAGAAGACGCCACCATTACATCCGCAGCCGCCACTAGGTATGGGCCTTCTTGGAATGAATTCCTTTCAACCGCCACTTTTACATTTACCCAAAACAAAGGAAGAGTTAATTTTATTGGGCTTGGATGAATACAAACACTCAGCCTCTCCTCAAGTCAGTTCTCCCGAATCACACAATTCAGACTCATCAATAGAACTAAGCGATGCTAGGAGGTTACCTTTGTTTCCTGGACTATTACCTCCTACATTCCTGCCACCTCCTGGTCTCCTTTTCCCTCCAGGATACCCCCCTCTATACCCTGGCTTACTGCAACCTGccaataacaacagacttatgaGAAACCACAATCATGGTGTCGAAGCATTTAACAAGCGAGTGTTCCTGGATGCAGTCCTTAAATCTCAGCGGTCGCCAACTCCCGAAGAAAGAATAACTCCCATATCCACTGAAACCATAATCCAAGAAGATCCTATCGATCTCAGCATGAAAACGAACAGCGATAGGGGGTCTTCTCCAGCTCATAGCGACCAATCGGGCTCAGGAACGGAGCGAGGAAATGGTAGCGAAGCCGATGAAGAAAGTGATTGCGAGTCAGATAGAGAAATCAAAAGGATGAAACTCCACAGGCCCACGCCGCTAGATCTCACGACGAAAGTATGA